The DNA region CCCCCTTCGCCCCCAGCAGACGCAACACCTCGGCCAGGATACGGGTCAGCTCCGGCTTGAAGACGCCCACGACGAGGTGGGTGGCCCCGGCGGGGTTGGAAAGCGGCCCCAGGATATTGAACACCGTCCGGGCGGCGAGGTCGGCGCGGACGGAGGCGGCGTGCCGCAGCGCGGGGTGGTAGTTGCGCGCGAACATGAAGCCGATGCCCAAGGAGTTGATGCCCTCCGCGACGACTTCCGGGGAGGCGTCGAGATTCACGCCGAGGGATTCGAGCACATCCGCGCTGCCCGCCCGGCTGCTCGCGGCGCGGTTGCCGTGCTTGGCGACCGGCACGCCCGCCGCCGCGACCACGAAGGCGGTCGTCGTGGAAATGTTGAAGGTGTGCGCCCCATCGCCCCCGGTGCCCACCACGTCGAGAAGCACGTCGCGCGGCTCGACCTCCACCCGAACCGCGTGTTCGCGCATGGCCTGAGCGAACCCCGCGATCTCCTCCGGCGTCTCGCCCCGCACCCGCAACGCCGCCAGGGCCGCCGCGAGGCGCACGCCGCTCACGTCCCCGTCCATGACCTGCCGCATGAAGGCCGCCGCCTCGGGCTGGGTTAGGGTTTCGCCGTTCATCAGCCGGGCGTGCATCACGCGAGTTCCTTTTGCGCCCGGTGCTCGCGGACCACGTTCAGGAAGTTGCGCAGCATCGCCATGCCGTCCTCGGTGGCGATGGACTCGGGGTGGAACTGGACGCCGAAGACGGGATAGTCGCGGTGGCGCAGGGCCATCAGCACCTCCTCACCGGGGTCGGCCGTCCAGGCGACGGGCACGAGTTCCGGCGGCAGGTCGCGCACCACGAGGGAGTGGTAGCGGGTCACGCGCACGTCGTCGTCAACTCCCGCGAAGAGGCCCGAGCCGTCGTGCCGCAACGGGCTCGTCTTGCCGTGGACTGGTTGCAGCGCCCGCCCCACCCGCGCCCCGAACGCCTCGCCGATGCTCTGGTGGCCCAGGCAGACGCCGAGGGTGGGAAACTGGGGTCCGAGTTCGCGCACCACCTCGACGCTCATCCCCGCTTCGAGCGGCGTGCAGGGACCGGGGGAAACGACGATGGCGTCGGGGTTGAGCATCCGCACGTCATCGAGGGTGAACTGATCATTGCGCCAGACAGTGAGGTCACAGCCCAACTCGCCGAAGTATTGGACGAGGTTGTAGGTGAAGGAGTCGTAGTTGTCGATAAGGAGGATTCGCGGAGTCATGCCGTCACCTTCGCTTTCTCTTTGCGCAAGTAGATCAGGGTCACGTCGCCGTGCCGCTCGGAGCGGTCGCGCATGTAGCCCAGGCGCTCATAGAGCCAGAGGTTACGCGTGCTGCGCTCGCCCGTGAACAGTTCCAGGGTAGGGGCAGGAAGCGTGGCCTCGATGGCGTGCAGGAGGCGAGGACCATAACCTCGGCCCGGCTCGGAGGGGTCCACGATCAGGCGCCCGATCTGCCCCACTCCCGCCTCATCGACAAAGCCCCGCACGGAGGCGATGAGCCGTCCGTTCAGCGTGCCCTTTAAGAGGGTCTGTCTTTCAGCCTCTGCCTGCAACTCCTCCAAAGTCTGCGTCATGGCGGGGAGAGTCGCTTCTGGGTACAGGGCCGCCTCGTACGTATAGGCGCGGCGTTGCAAGTCGAGAATGGCGGGGAGGTCGTCCGGGACAACGGGTTCAATAACCATCACAACCCCCCCGCCGCCATCTCCACCGCCCGCATTAAGGCCGCCGCCTTGTTCCGCGTCTCCAGTTCCTCGCTCGCCGGGTCGCTGTCCGCCACGATGCCCGCCCCGGCCTGGATGTGGACCTTGCCGTGAGCGATGACCATCGTCCTCAAGGTCAGGGCCATGTCGAGGCTGCCGTCGAAGGCGATGTAGCCGAACGCTCCGCCGTAGGGGCCGCGCCTCACGGGTTCGAGTTCGTCGATGATCTCCATCGCGCGAATCTTGGGGGCGCCCGAGACCGTGCCCATCGGGAGGACGGAGGCGAGGGCGTGCAGCGGTGTCTGGCCTTCCCGCAACTCGCCCGTCACGGTGGAGACGATGTGCATGACGTGGCTGTAGCGCTCGACCGAAAAGGCGTCCTCGACCCGCACCGTCCCGTACCCGCTCACCCGCCCGAGATCGTTGCGCCCGAGGTCCACCAGCATCAGGTGCTCGGCCCGCTCCTTCTCGTCCGCAAGGAGTTCGGCAGCGAGGGCGTCGTCGGTCTCGGGAGTCGAGCCGCGCGGGCGGGTTCCGGCGATGGGGCGGGTGATGACCGTGTGCCCGTCACTCCGCAGCAGGCTCTCGGGGCTGGAGGCCACCAGCGTCACGTCCCCCAGGGCGAGATAGCCGAGGTAGGGGCTGGGATTGACCCGCCGCAGGGCGCGGTAGAGGGCGAAGGGGTGCGTTTCCAGGTCAGCGCTGAACCGCTGCGAGGGCACGACCTGGAAGATGTCCCCGGCGCGGATGTACTCCAGGCTGCGCTCGACTGCCTCCATATAGCCCTGCGGGGTGAAGTTGCTCGTGAAGTGGGGCGCGGGGGTGGGCTCGCGTCCGGGCACCTCCTCGGGCAGCGGGCCACGCAGCCGGGCGGTCAGATCGGCGACGGTCGCGTCTGCCCACTCCTGGGTGTCGGCGGTGGCGACCGCGATCAATCGGTGCTTGAGGTGGTCGTAAACGACCATGCCCTCGGGCGCGATGAAGAGGGCGTCGGGGACGTTCAGCTCGTCGCGGTTGGCGTCGGGGAGACGTTCGTAGGCGCGGATGAGGTCGTAGGCCGCGTACCCGACCGCCCCGCCGACGAAGGCGGGCAGGCCGGGCGGCAGGGCCACGGGCCGCGTCGTCGCGTGGTACAGGCGGGCGAGGGGGTCGGCCTCCGGCCCGTCAAAGCGGCCCAAGGTGCCCGTCATCGTCACCCGCCCGGCGCGGTAGGTGAAGCGGCCCGCCTCGCCCACGCCGATGAAGGAGTAGCGGCCCAGTTTCTCGCCCGCCTCCACGCTCTCCAGCAGGAAGCTGACCGCGTGCCCGCGCGCGACCTTGAGGTACGCGGTGACGGGCGTGTCGAGGTCGGCATTCAGCTCGTGGACGGCGACGGCGGCGGGGGGCCTCGGGAGCGGCGCGGGTTGAGGAGTGGGCTGGGTCATGGGGCTCCTGGGGGCAAAAGGAGACGCGCCCGGTGGAGGGGCTTCCACCTGGGCGCGTCCGGTCTGGGAGGGGAAACGGCGCGGGTTAGGCCCAGGCGAAGCCAGGCCACCACCACGCGCCGTTCACGGTCATGGGAGGAGCATAGCGCGAGCGGGGCCGGGCCCTCAAGTCCGCCTACCGGATGGCGAGGCGGGCGAGCACGGCGACGAGCGCGCTCGCGCCCAGCATGGCCGCCAGCGCCTTTACCCGCGTCTTTTTCAGGTACAGCAGGATGCCGAGCCCAGTCAGCGACACGAGCGTCAGGAAGATGCCGCTGAGGTCGATCAACCACGCCCACGCCCCGCCCGCGTCCCGGCCCCGGTGCAGGTCGTTGAGCACCGCGACGGCGCCCTGCGCCTCCACGTTCACGGTGTACCGCCCCGTCCCCGTGTCGATGAAGGCGTCCGCGCTGTAACCGGGCGCGCGGAAGGACAGGCTGGCCTCGTTTCCGTCCAAGCGCGTGTCCTCGGCGCGGCCGTGCAGCCCCTGCCGGGCGCGCAATTCCTCGGCGACGGTCAGCCAGTTCACTTCCCCGTCCCGAATCCACCCGGCAGGCAGGGTCCCCGTCACCTCGCGCCGGGTCTCGGCGCTTCCGAAAGCCCAGTCGGGATGGTTGAGGGTGATGCCCGTCAGGCTGAAGAACAGCACGACGAGGAGGCTGACCATGCTGGTGTAGGTATGGAGCCAGCGCAGCCAGACGTGCGTCCTGGCCTTGAGTGAACGGGGGCGGCGGGAAGCCCGGGCGGCAGACTCAGGCTTTGCCGAAAGAGACACTGGCCGCCTCGATGTCGTTGTCCGCCGTCAGGGTCTTCTTGAAGGCGGTGGCGCCCACCGTCACCTTCTCGCGCACCAGGCTGTAGGGGCCGTGCTCGCGGGCGGTCTCGATGCACACGTAGTAGTCGCCCTGCGGGGCGAGCACGCCCCGGTCGGTCTTGCCGTCCCAAACGACGGCGTAGGTGCCGGGGTTGCGGGTGGGGCCGCTGACCGTGTCCAGCAGCTCGCCGTTCTCGCGGTACCAGCGGCGCAGGTCGGGAATCCAGCGCGGGCCGCGCCCGGTGGTCTGCGCCCAGACGGTCAGCGTCCGCACCGGGTTGCCCTGGGCGTCCTCGATCCAGACGGCGACGTAGGGGCGCCGCACCCGGCCCCCGGCCTGGGTGGCAACGGTGAAGGTGATGTCGAGCGCCTGGCCCGCCACCCACCGCTTGCCCGTGGCGGGAGTGACGGCGGCGGCCCCGGCGGGCGCGAGGCGGGAGAGGACGAGGGCGGCGGTGCCGAGCGCGAGCTTGCGGAGGACGGAACGGCGGGTGTCAAAGGTCATGGTGAGTCTCTCCAGGGGCAGGAATCGTAGGGCCTGAGCTTGGCGTCTGGCAGGGGGTGCCGACCGTAACCGAGGTTGGCGTGATCGGGTTGGCCGGGGGTTAAGGCGGCCGGGCCGCCCAGCGAGCGCTGGCGTGCCCCGTCCCGTCCCGCGTGACGATCAGGGCCGACGCGCCCGGCGTGGCATCCACCAGGGCCAGTCCCTCTGCCACGTCCAGCACGCTGAGGGCTGTGGCGAGCGCGTCGGCGGTCAGGCAGTCGGGGGCGGTGACGGTCACGCCGGGAACGTCGGCGACCGGGCGGCCCGTGCGCGGGTCGAGGAGGTGCGAGTACCACGTCTCCCCCACCCGGTAGCCCCGGTGCGTGTCCCCGCTGGTGGCGAGGGCGCCGCCCCGCACGTGAACCCGGCAGAGGGGCGGCAGGTCGTCCCGGCGGCCGAAGGGGTCGGCGACGGCGACCGTGAGCCCGGTTCCCCCCAGCGTGCGCAGGTCGCCCCCGGCGTTCACCAGGACGGCTCGCACCCCCGGGGACGCGAACGCGGCCTCGGCAGCGTGGTCCACGACGTACCCCTTCGCCAGCGCGTTCAGGCCGAGGGGAAAGGTGGCGTGCAGGGTGGCCGCGCCGCCCTGGTGCAGGGTCCACGGGGAATCCCGCAACCGCCCGGCGAGCGCGGCCAACTCGGCGGCGTCGGGGGCACATCCCGCCTCCTCGGCCCGCTTCCACACGGCGCCGAGGGCGTCCGCGCCGGGGTGGAACGCGCCGCCCGTCGCCTCCCGCCAGCGGTCCGCCGCCCGAAGGACGTGGAGGAGGTCGGGGCTGAGCGTCACCCGTTCTCCCGGCCGCGTCAGCCACCGCCGCAACTCGCTTGCCGGGTCGAAGCGAGTCAGAAGGGGGGTCAGGCGGTCGATCTCGTCCAATGCGGCGCGTTCGGCTTCCCCGGCCCGGGCGCGGGTGTCCGCCACGACCTGCACCTCCAGCTCGGTGCCCAGCACGCGCTCGTACACGCTCCGCAGGCGGTGCGGCGGGATCAGGCGGCGCGCGAGTCGGGGGAGGAACCACCGGGCGAACGACATCGTGGAGATGATGCCGCTCGACGTTGAAGGTTTGTCGAAGGTCGTTTCCCTCCCGCAGGCGGCGGCATGAGGGCGAACGTTAGCCCCTGACAGGAGGGCCGGTTACGCTGGGGCGCTGCCGACCACGGGCCCGGACCACACGAGCCCGGACCAGCAGGACCCCGGATGTTCCGGCTGATCGGC from Deinococcus aetherius includes:
- the trpD gene encoding anthranilate phosphoribosyltransferase, whose protein sequence is MHARLMNGETLTQPEAAAFMRQVMDGDVSGVRLAAALAALRVRGETPEEIAGFAQAMREHAVRVEVEPRDVLLDVVGTGGDGAHTFNISTTTAFVVAAAGVPVAKHGNRAASSRAGSADVLESLGVNLDASPEVVAEGINSLGIGFMFARNYHPALRHAASVRADLAARTVFNILGPLSNPAGATHLVVGVFKPELTRILAEVLRLLGAKGATVVHGNGLDEFTVCGENTVTGLRNGEVIDRAVHPEEAGVGLHPREAIVGGTPAENAEITRALLTGGGTPAQRDIVALNAGAALRTAERVGSIREGVEQAREVMASGAAWELLERYAALTRRGAGD
- a CDS encoding anthranilate synthase component II, with protein sequence MTPRILLIDNYDSFTYNLVQYFGELGCDLTVWRNDQFTLDDVRMLNPDAIVVSPGPCTPLEAGMSVEVVRELGPQFPTLGVCLGHQSIGEAFGARVGRALQPVHGKTSPLRHDGSGLFAGVDDDVRVTRYHSLVVRDLPPELVPVAWTADPGEEVLMALRHRDYPVFGVQFHPESIATEDGMAMLRNFLNVVREHRAQKELA
- a CDS encoding GNAT family N-acetyltransferase, yielding MVIEPVVPDDLPAILDLQRRAYTYEAALYPEATLPAMTQTLEELQAEAERQTLLKGTLNGRLIASVRGFVDEAGVGQIGRLIVDPSEPGRGYGPRLLHAIEATLPAPTLELFTGERSTRNLWLYERLGYMRDRSERHGDVTLIYLRKEKAKVTA
- the trpE gene encoding anthranilate synthase component I: MTQPTPQPAPLPRPPAAVAVHELNADLDTPVTAYLKVARGHAVSFLLESVEAGEKLGRYSFIGVGEAGRFTYRAGRVTMTGTLGRFDGPEADPLARLYHATTRPVALPPGLPAFVGGAVGYAAYDLIRAYERLPDANRDELNVPDALFIAPEGMVVYDHLKHRLIAVATADTQEWADATVADLTARLRGPLPEEVPGREPTPAPHFTSNFTPQGYMEAVERSLEYIRAGDIFQVVPSQRFSADLETHPFALYRALRRVNPSPYLGYLALGDVTLVASSPESLLRSDGHTVITRPIAGTRPRGSTPETDDALAAELLADEKERAEHLMLVDLGRNDLGRVSGYGTVRVEDAFSVERYSHVMHIVSTVTGELREGQTPLHALASVLPMGTVSGAPKIRAMEIIDELEPVRRGPYGGAFGYIAFDGSLDMALTLRTMVIAHGKVHIQAGAGIVADSDPASEELETRNKAAALMRAVEMAAGGL
- a CDS encoding PepSY-associated TM helix domain-containing protein is translated as MSLSAKPESAARASRRPRSLKARTHVWLRWLHTYTSMVSLLVVLFFSLTGITLNHPDWAFGSAETRREVTGTLPAGWIRDGEVNWLTVAEELRARQGLHGRAEDTRLDGNEASLSFRAPGYSADAFIDTGTGRYTVNVEAQGAVAVLNDLHRGRDAGGAWAWLIDLSGIFLTLVSLTGLGILLYLKKTRVKALAAMLGASALVAVLARLAIR
- a CDS encoding DUF2271 domain-containing protein; amino-acid sequence: MTFDTRRSVLRKLALGTAALVLSRLAPAGAAAVTPATGKRWVAGQALDITFTVATQAGGRVRRPYVAVWIEDAQGNPVRTLTVWAQTTGRGPRWIPDLRRWYRENGELLDTVSGPTRNPGTYAVVWDGKTDRGVLAPQGDYYVCIETAREHGPYSLVREKVTVGATAFKKTLTADNDIEAASVSFGKA
- a CDS encoding FAD:protein FMN transferase, with amino-acid sequence MSFARWFLPRLARRLIPPHRLRSVYERVLGTELEVQVVADTRARAGEAERAALDEIDRLTPLLTRFDPASELRRWLTRPGERVTLSPDLLHVLRAADRWREATGGAFHPGADALGAVWKRAEEAGCAPDAAELAALAGRLRDSPWTLHQGGAATLHATFPLGLNALAKGYVVDHAAEAAFASPGVRAVLVNAGGDLRTLGGTGLTVAVADPFGRRDDLPPLCRVHVRGGALATSGDTHRGYRVGETWYSHLLDPRTGRPVADVPGVTVTAPDCLTADALATALSVLDVAEGLALVDATPGASALIVTRDGTGHASARWAARPP